The Pseudomonadota bacterium genome has a segment encoding these proteins:
- a CDS encoding sulfotransferase, whose translation MAEKNNNVNLWQNLREIADRVPPPEALAALHKGADAATSKPLFFICGALKSGTTWLQLMLNAHPEIACRGEGHLLNFLLPGLGKALQEYNSKIGFKNRSIFNEIEGYPRFAEPQHYALLQMAVSLLLAQYDGENIRIIGEKSPDNVLGLHLFARLFPHVKFLHLIRDGRDGAVSGWFHNLRVSKEWAETGFGDLKGFAENYAKSWVRSIRAGQEFGAEFPESYYEVRYEDLLSDGETELRGILKFLGASADKEEIINCLQASSFKNLAKGRGAGKEDRDSHFRKGVQGDWRSHFDDQTHANFRSHAGAQLVALGYDD comes from the coding sequence ATGGCTGAAAAGAATAATAACGTCAACCTGTGGCAAAACCTCCGCGAAATCGCCGACCGCGTGCCGCCGCCGGAAGCTTTGGCGGCGCTCCACAAAGGCGCCGATGCGGCCACCTCTAAGCCGCTATTCTTCATTTGCGGCGCGCTGAAATCAGGCACGACGTGGCTGCAACTCATGTTGAATGCCCATCCGGAAATCGCCTGCCGAGGCGAAGGGCATTTGCTAAACTTTCTGCTCCCCGGCTTGGGAAAAGCACTACAGGAATACAATAGCAAGATCGGTTTTAAGAACCGCTCCATCTTCAACGAGATCGAAGGATATCCACGTTTCGCTGAACCGCAGCATTACGCGTTGTTGCAAATGGCCGTGAGTCTCCTGTTGGCCCAGTATGACGGGGAGAACATCCGCATTATCGGTGAGAAATCACCGGACAACGTGCTCGGACTGCACTTGTTTGCTCGCCTTTTTCCGCATGTGAAATTTCTTCATCTCATCCGCGACGGTCGTGACGGTGCGGTCTCGGGCTGGTTCCATAATTTACGCGTGTCAAAGGAATGGGCGGAAACTGGGTTCGGTGACCTCAAAGGTTTTGCCGAGAATTACGCGAAATCATGGGTCAGAAGCATACGCGCCGGGCAAGAATTCGGAGCCGAATTCCCTGAAAGCTATTATGAAGTTAGATATGAAGACCTATTGTCCGATGGCGAGACTGAGCTGCGCGGTATCTTGAAGTTTCTCGGTGCCAGCGCAGACAAGGAGGAAATAATAAACTGCTTGCAGGCGAGCAGTTTTAAAAACCTGGCCAAGGGACGCGGCGCCGGCAAGGAAGATCGTGACTCTCATTTCCGCAAAGGCGTTCAGGGTGATTGGCGGAGCCATTTCGATGACCAAACCCACGCCAACTTCCGGTCTCACGCCGGGGCGCAATTGGTTGCGCTCGGATATGACGACTAG
- a CDS encoding PAS domain-containing protein, with the protein MTRANKPVQRPAKDASSAAKSHGAYLDGTQESEAQFAERFDLVLWATSTEVWDWDIERKLLWSKSRKQPLHGEGDTETTRHFDIDDAEEVWAKRLHPEDRERVLQSIRAHLDHNDPFDVEYRQRQLNDDYMWVRSVGRAVRDADGSPVRMVGTHSDITTQKLAEIEKQQLRDAVDSASEGIVLFDADERFVYANKRYRELFPRIGQFLVPGTPRDNIRRAYFAIGAMTATVGSVDDYILEVRQHIDAGEASEVCLTNGTWLKRSDHVLPTGYAVSIRTDITAMKEREEALGASEKRYRSLVEDQPEFVCRYKPDGSLLFSNAAYAKQCGFDLEDISGINIFDFVPPEEVAALKRYVASLGPDKPFATVEHRLDLQDGSVRWQEWSDRAFFDESGRVFEFQAFGRDVTDRKIAEEELRKNEASLTEAQETANVGSWSLEIEDQNQMRTLWSAQLCRIFGIEPDSVPQEFDAYMQYTHADDRELVGRRWTHSLKTGEPYDLEHRIVWPDGQIRHVHTRARAMKDQFHHTTRWSGARVDITYRIEAEREILEAKERAEFADQQKSEFLANMSHELRTPLNAILGFSQMMETEIFGPLGDAHYEGYVTDILYSGRHLLSLIDDILDLSRIEAGKAEFHETEVDLGTTIERCTHMMTVNIRQAELVLDVELGTELPLLRGDARALDQIVLNLLSNALKFTPAGGRITVAARLSDTGCLALSVRDTGVGIKSSDIPRVLSRFGRVNSADNRKIAGTGLGLQLVDALAQLHDGELKLDSEFGVGTTVSVLFPKSRVIPLPSGLRKRPDGGAAG; encoded by the coding sequence ATGACGCGTGCCAACAAGCCAGTTCAGCGCCCGGCAAAAGACGCATCTAGTGCGGCGAAGTCGCATGGCGCGTATCTTGATGGGACACAAGAGTCGGAGGCACAGTTCGCGGAACGCTTCGACTTAGTCTTATGGGCAACCAGTACCGAAGTCTGGGATTGGGATATAGAGCGCAAGCTGCTCTGGAGTAAGTCCCGCAAGCAACCTCTTCATGGCGAAGGCGACACCGAAACCACGCGGCATTTCGATATAGACGATGCTGAAGAGGTGTGGGCGAAGCGCCTGCATCCCGAGGACCGGGAGCGTGTATTGCAAAGCATTCGCGCGCATCTCGATCACAACGACCCGTTTGACGTCGAATATCGCCAACGCCAATTGAATGACGACTACATGTGGGTGCGTAGTGTCGGGCGGGCGGTCCGCGACGCCGATGGCAGTCCGGTGCGCATGGTGGGAACGCATAGCGACATCACCACACAAAAACTGGCCGAGATCGAAAAACAGCAATTGCGCGACGCGGTGGACAGCGCGTCGGAAGGCATTGTTCTCTTTGATGCGGATGAGCGTTTCGTTTACGCCAACAAAAGATATCGCGAACTTTTTCCCCGAATCGGACAATTCCTGGTGCCGGGCACGCCACGCGACAATATTCGCCGGGCATATTTTGCGATCGGCGCGATGACCGCGACCGTCGGCAGTGTGGACGATTATATTCTCGAAGTGCGCCAGCACATTGACGCCGGCGAGGCGTCCGAGGTTTGCCTCACCAACGGCACCTGGCTTAAACGCAGCGACCACGTCCTACCGACCGGCTACGCTGTCAGCATTCGTACCGACATCACGGCAATGAAGGAGCGCGAGGAAGCGCTTGGCGCCAGTGAAAAGCGCTACCGAAGCCTGGTGGAGGACCAGCCCGAATTCGTCTGCCGCTACAAGCCGGACGGCAGCCTGCTGTTTTCGAACGCAGCTTATGCCAAGCAATGCGGCTTCGATCTTGAAGACATCAGCGGGATAAATATTTTCGATTTCGTGCCGCCGGAAGAGGTCGCGGCGCTCAAGCGTTATGTCGCCAGCCTGGGGCCGGACAAGCCGTTCGCCACGGTCGAGCACCGCTTGGACTTGCAAGACGGCTCGGTGCGCTGGCAGGAGTGGAGCGATAGAGCCTTCTTCGATGAATCGGGCCGCGTGTTCGAGTTTCAGGCGTTCGGCCGCGACGTGACGGACCGCAAAATCGCGGAAGAGGAATTGCGAAAGAACGAAGCGAGCCTGACCGAAGCACAAGAGACCGCCAATGTCGGCAGCTGGTCCCTAGAAATCGAGGACCAGAATCAAATGCGCACGCTGTGGTCGGCGCAGCTATGCCGCATATTTGGTATCGAGCCAGATTCGGTGCCACAAGAATTTGATGCCTATATGCAGTATACGCATGCCGATGATCGCGAGCTGGTTGGGCGTAGGTGGACGCATTCGCTGAAAACCGGAGAGCCCTACGATTTGGAACACCGAATTGTCTGGCCCGACGGGCAAATACGCCACGTCCATACGCGCGCGCGCGCGATGAAGGATCAGTTTCACCACACCACTCGGTGGAGCGGCGCCAGGGTCGATATTACGTACCGGATCGAGGCCGAGCGCGAGATTCTGGAAGCGAAGGAGCGTGCCGAATTCGCCGATCAGCAAAAATCTGAATTCCTGGCCAATATGAGCCACGAATTGAGAACGCCGCTGAACGCAATCCTTGGCTTTTCCCAGATGATGGAGACAGAGATTTTTGGGCCGCTGGGCGACGCGCACTACGAAGGCTATGTCACCGATATCCTTTACAGCGGCCGGCATTTGCTCTCCCTGATTGACGATATTCTCGACCTCAGCCGGATCGAAGCGGGCAAGGCGGAGTTCCACGAAACGGAAGTCGATCTCGGCACGACGATCGAACGCTGCACGCACATGATGACGGTTAATATTCGCCAGGCCGAGCTCGTGTTGGATGTTGAACTTGGCACCGAGTTGCCGCTTCTCAGGGGCGACGCGCGAGCGCTCGATCAGATCGTTCTCAATCTGCTGTCCAACGCGCTCAAATTCACCCCTGCCGGCGGCCGCATCACTGTGGCAGCGCGGCTTTCTGACACTGGCTGTCTCGCTCTCTCGGTGCGCGATACCGGGGTCGGCATCAAATCCAGCGACATTCCGCGCGTGCTATCGCGTTTTGGCCGGGTCAATAGCGCCGACAACCGCAAGATCGCCGGCACCGGATTAGGCCTGCAACTGGTTGATGCTCTCGCCCAGTTGCATGACGGCGAACTCAAGCTCGACAGCGAGTTCGGTGTCGGCACCACCGTCTCGGTGCTGTTTCCGAAATCGCGTGTCATTCCGCTCCCTTCCGGCTTGCGCAAACGCCCCGACGGCGGCGCGGCCGGATGA
- a CDS encoding sulfotransferase produces MTRPRHVFIGGLMRSGTTLFARVLGQHPDVSAFSNTGVIQDEGQFLQSVFPVSSHAYGGPGRFAFDAAAHFTEASPLLTKDNKATLKREWNEHWDLDKAVLVEKTPMNILKSRFLNEVFPDSHFIFLIRHPIAVSIATQKWSGTSIYALINHWLVAHETLRDDLKFLPRFTILPYEIFMADPEPVLRTIESVLGLRKSAYKFRLDKHLNENYFNIWNKHFRTKTGRNNPIVNQGRVTAPPADRPLPSKGMHYLVRVPQGSGGLFAGPSEMLLTNPTFEAEDAIAQFGGRVRNFGYSLDDLALRPQVKTK; encoded by the coding sequence ATGACGCGGCCGCGTCACGTTTTCATTGGCGGCTTAATGCGAAGCGGCACCACGCTTTTCGCGCGCGTGTTAGGCCAGCACCCCGATGTGAGCGCCTTCAGCAATACCGGTGTGATCCAGGACGAGGGCCAATTTCTTCAATCTGTATTTCCTGTCAGCAGTCACGCCTATGGCGGGCCGGGCCGCTTTGCCTTTGATGCGGCGGCGCATTTTACCGAAGCTTCGCCGCTGCTGACCAAGGACAACAAAGCTACCCTGAAGCGTGAATGGAACGAGCATTGGGATCTCGACAAGGCGGTTCTTGTCGAAAAAACGCCGATGAATATCTTGAAATCCAGGTTCTTGAACGAAGTATTTCCCGACAGTCATTTCATTTTCCTGATCCGCCATCCGATCGCGGTCTCGATCGCCACGCAGAAATGGTCCGGCACCAGCATCTATGCGCTCATCAATCATTGGCTTGTCGCCCATGAGACTCTGAGAGATGACCTGAAGTTCCTGCCGCGATTCACCATCCTGCCATACGAGATATTTATGGCAGACCCAGAGCCTGTCCTGCGCACCATAGAAAGCGTGTTGGGGTTGCGGAAATCAGCTTATAAATTCCGCTTGGATAAGCACCTAAACGAAAATTATTTCAATATTTGGAACAAACATTTTCGCACCAAGACAGGCCGAAATAATCCCATTGTAAATCAGGGACGAGTCACGGCCCCTCCGGCGGACAGGCCGTTGCCCTCGAAAGGGATGCACTACCTGGTGCGTGTGCCGCAGGGCTCGGGCGGGTTGTTTGCCGGGCCGAGCGAAATGCTATTGACCAACCCCACATTCGAAGCGGAGGACGCGATCGCGCAGTTCGGCGGTCGAGTAAGAAATTTCGGCTACAGCCTCGATGATTTGGCACTTCGTCCGCAGGTGAAAACGAAGTGA
- a CDS encoding PP2C family serine/threonine-protein phosphatase: MRSGAIADTDLTLANAVARAMDKSAELLRAAVEAGDNDARFALGLLYLLGRGVEKDAGKALFLFSLADEAGDSQAAHFRDMATEHLAQEENKKSESDKSTRAAIKEAQRRQRFPKPQLVMKED, from the coding sequence GTGAGGAGCGGAGCTATCGCCGACACCGACTTAACACTGGCCAATGCGGTTGCGCGGGCGATGGATAAATCGGCCGAACTGCTGCGCGCCGCTGTTGAGGCCGGCGACAATGACGCACGGTTTGCCCTTGGCCTGCTCTATTTGCTCGGTCGCGGGGTCGAAAAGGACGCCGGCAAAGCGTTGTTTCTGTTCAGCCTCGCGGACGAGGCCGGCGATTCCCAGGCCGCGCATTTCCGCGACATGGCGACCGAACATCTGGCACAGGAAGAAAATAAGAAGAGCGAAAGCGATAAATCAACGCGCGCGGCCATCAAAGAAGCCCAGCGCCGCCAACGCTTCCCGAAGCCCCAATTGGTGATGAAAGAAGATTAA
- the sthA gene encoding Si-specific NAD(P)(+) transhydrogenase yields MGSAGARSAVTQSYDYDLFVIGSGPAGQRAAIQAAKLGKRVAVAEMKSVVGGACINTGTIPSKTLREAALHLSGYRERSVYGASYAFKRSITMADLLYRAEKVISNEIDVTQHQLQRNHVEMFNARASFTGPHRLSLDLSGNRGRREISAEAIIISVGTQAPWTDTVEFDGQRIFNSDDILGLEDLPSTIAIIGAGVIGCEYASIFATLGVRVTLIDKRTRLLPFIDYELVDTLVYHMRQNRLTLRLGEAVASVETYQHRTGERVRINLESGKRINTDKALYAAGRMGNTERLNLDVAGLCVDERGMLETNDDFQTKVPHIYAVGDVAGFPSLASTGMEQGRHAAAHACGATVKSFPKFFPYGIYTIPEISVVGKNEIELTQAGTAYEVGKATYREIARGQIMGDLTGVLKLLFDIESHKLLGVGIMGEGATELVHIGQTVLSFGGTIEYFIDSVFNYPTLAECYKTAAFDGLNRLE; encoded by the coding sequence ATGGGCTCCGCCGGAGCGCGCTCGGCGGTGACGCAAAGTTATGATTACGATCTTTTCGTTATCGGCTCAGGCCCGGCCGGCCAGCGCGCCGCCATTCAGGCCGCCAAGCTCGGCAAGCGGGTGGCGGTGGCGGAAATGAAATCGGTCGTTGGTGGCGCCTGCATCAACACCGGCACCATTCCGAGCAAAACCTTGCGTGAAGCGGCGCTGCATCTCTCGGGATATCGCGAACGCAGTGTTTACGGCGCGTCCTACGCGTTTAAGCGCAGTATCACCATGGCCGATCTCCTGTATCGCGCCGAAAAAGTAATCAGCAATGAGATCGACGTGACGCAGCATCAATTGCAGCGTAACCATGTCGAAATGTTCAACGCGCGTGCTTCGTTTACCGGACCGCATCGCCTCAGCCTGGACCTTAGCGGCAATCGCGGTCGTCGCGAAATCAGCGCCGAAGCGATTATTATTTCCGTCGGCACCCAGGCGCCTTGGACAGATACGGTGGAATTCGACGGCCAACGAATCTTCAACAGTGACGATATCCTCGGCCTGGAGGATCTACCCTCCACGATCGCCATCATCGGCGCCGGCGTGATTGGCTGCGAATACGCATCCATTTTCGCCACGCTCGGCGTGCGCGTCACGCTGATCGACAAGCGCACCCGCCTGCTGCCGTTCATCGACTATGAACTGGTCGATACGCTTGTCTATCACATGCGGCAAAACCGCCTGACGCTCAGGCTCGGCGAAGCAGTGGCGAGCGTGGAAACCTACCAGCACCGCACCGGTGAGCGGGTGCGCATAAATCTGGAGAGCGGCAAGCGCATCAATACGGACAAGGCACTCTATGCAGCCGGGCGCATGGGCAATACCGAACGCCTCAATCTGGATGTGGCCGGCCTGTGTGTGGATGAGCGCGGCATGCTGGAGACCAATGACGATTTCCAGACCAAAGTTCCGCATATCTATGCGGTTGGCGATGTTGCCGGCTTTCCGAGTCTGGCGTCAACCGGCATGGAACAGGGCCGCCATGCGGCGGCGCATGCGTGCGGTGCGACCGTTAAGAGTTTCCCGAAATTCTTTCCGTATGGCATTTACACCATTCCGGAGATTTCCGTGGTGGGTAAGAACGAAATCGAGCTTACTCAAGCTGGAACCGCATATGAGGTCGGCAAGGCGACCTACCGGGAAATCGCGCGCGGCCAAATTATGGGCGACCTTACCGGAGTTCTAAAATTGCTGTTTGATATCGAATCGCATAAATTGCTCGGCGTAGGAATTATGGGCGAAGGCGCAACCGAACTCGTGCATATCGGCCAGACAGTGCTCAGCTTCGGCGGCACCATCGAATATTTTATCGATTCGGTATTTAACTATCCGACCTTGGCGGAATGCTACAAAACCGCCGCATTCGATGGCCTCAATCGGCTCGAATAG
- a CDS encoding NAD-dependent epimerase/dehydratase family protein has product MSNGKSATLVAVTGASGFVGLHCVLALLQEGYRVRGTLRDLGRAQRLRQALEKHVEIGDRLEFVAAELTRDAGWAEALKDCTYVLHVASPIPRAVPKNEDDLIVPARDGALRVLAAANAAGVSRVVLTSSIAAIINGHSHAKTYLYSEKDWTNLDKPLPPYPKSKTIAERAAWDYMVSLGDDSALELVVINSGTVYGPILEADYGTSGEVVRKLMRRDMPGVPKLGWGSVDVRDLASAHVKAMVVAAAAGQRFCCVAESLWMTDVARILKKNFAARGYKIPTRVMPSFLVRLVSLFDKPVRLILYELDTLAEVDNSRIKEVLDWEPRGAEEMVTSMAESMIEHKVV; this is encoded by the coding sequence ATGAGCAACGGCAAGAGCGCGACGCTTGTTGCGGTAACCGGCGCATCGGGCTTTGTTGGCCTGCATTGCGTGCTGGCGCTGCTGCAGGAGGGCTATCGCGTGCGTGGCACGCTGCGCGATCTCGGGCGCGCCCAAAGGTTGCGCCAGGCGCTGGAAAAACATGTCGAGATCGGCGATCGGCTGGAATTTGTGGCCGCTGAGTTGACCCGCGACGCGGGCTGGGCCGAAGCGCTCAAGGATTGCACCTATGTGCTGCATGTCGCGTCGCCAATTCCGCGCGCCGTGCCCAAGAACGAAGATGATTTGATCGTGCCGGCGCGCGACGGCGCGCTCCGCGTCCTCGCCGCGGCCAACGCCGCCGGCGTTAGCCGGGTTGTGCTAACCTCGTCCATTGCCGCCATTATTAATGGCCACAGCCACGCCAAAACCTATCTCTACAGCGAGAAGGATTGGACCAATCTCGATAAGCCACTGCCGCCTTACCCAAAGAGCAAGACCATCGCCGAGCGTGCCGCCTGGGACTATATGGTAAGCCTTGGAGACGACAGCGCGTTGGAACTGGTGGTGATCAATTCCGGCACGGTCTATGGCCCAATTCTCGAGGCCGATTATGGCACCTCCGGCGAGGTGGTGCGCAAACTTATGCGGCGTGACATGCCGGGCGTGCCGAAGCTCGGTTGGGGCTCAGTGGATGTGCGCGATTTGGCCAGCGCCCACGTGAAGGCCATGGTTGTGGCGGCAGCGGCGGGCCAGCGCTTTTGCTGCGTCGCCGAGTCACTCTGGATGACCGATGTCGCCCGCATTTTGAAAAAGAATTTCGCCGCGCGCGGTTACAAAATACCGACCCGCGTCATGCCCAGTTTCCTGGTGCGCCTGGTCTCTCTGTTCGACAAGCCGGTCCGCCTGATTCTCTACGAACTCGACACACTAGCCGAGGTCGACAACAGCCGCATCAAGGAAGTGCTCGACTGGGAGCCGCGCGGCGCCGAGGAAATGGTGACGTCAATGGCCGAGAGCATGATCGAACACAAAGTGGTGTAG
- a CDS encoding thermonuclease family protein → MSKLNGLVLGWLMFGYSSFSAYRAGMVGAAAAAVTMLALLTQAAMPAAAQDIAGQAQVIDGDTIVIEGQVIDLFGIDAPELDFNGREQICFRDGHPYRCALIAAGRLAEKIAGRTVSCEGHSTNAEGRLMASCFIKKRENLSGWLVNKGFVVIDSRYSSEFEDWEIWNTGSGTGLWSGQFELPWLWRAQNE, encoded by the coding sequence ATGTCCAAATTGAACGGTTTGGTGCTAGGCTGGCTCATGTTTGGCTATTCAAGCTTTTCCGCCTACCGGGCGGGTATGGTCGGGGCTGCAGCCGCGGCCGTCACAATGCTGGCGCTTCTAACGCAAGCCGCCATGCCAGCTGCGGCGCAGGATATCGCCGGCCAGGCACAGGTTATCGACGGCGATACGATCGTCATCGAAGGTCAAGTCATCGACCTTTTCGGCATCGACGCGCCCGAGCTAGATTTTAACGGCCGCGAACAAATCTGTTTTAGGGACGGTCACCCTTACCGCTGCGCGCTGATCGCCGCCGGCAGGCTGGCCGAAAAGATCGCCGGCCGTACGGTTTCATGCGAAGGCCATTCGACCAACGCCGAGGGCCGGCTGATGGCCTCCTGCTTTATCAAAAAGCGCGAAAACCTTAGCGGCTGGCTGGTCAATAAGGGCTTTGTCGTAATCGACAGCCGCTACAGCAGTGAATTTGAGGATTGGGAGATTTGGAACACGGGATCTGGGACCGGCTTGTGGTCCGGGCAGTTCGAGCTGCCTTGGCTATGGCGCGCGCAAAACGAATAG
- a CDS encoding Gfo/Idh/MocA family oxidoreductase → MAAVRWGILSSSNFAVEHIVPALLQCEGLELCAISSRSADTAQQLAAKFAIPRAYGSYQELVDDPEIDVVYNPLPNHLHVPWSIKALEAGKHVLCEKPLAMNAAEAEQLIAARDKAGLLVQEAFVIRHHPQWRRVRELVKSGRIGTLKGAQGWLSYRLEDAGNFRNKPEMGGGGLLDIGVYPMVTSRYIFAEEPTRVFAAIRRDGETGVDCLVSAILDYPAGQAGFTCSTELAVQQHMAFFGSHGRIELTDPFAQAPDRKAQILIGGDRGIWDDAVEEYETFEPLNMYVNQAEEFSAAVRGGTLEFPLEDALANMRILDALFRSGKSGAWENVA, encoded by the coding sequence ATGGCCGCCGTCCGCTGGGGAATCTTGAGTAGCTCCAACTTCGCCGTCGAACATATCGTTCCGGCACTGTTGCAATGCGAAGGTCTCGAACTCTGCGCAATCTCCAGCCGGAGTGCCGATACGGCGCAACAATTGGCGGCGAAATTCGCCATTCCGCGCGCCTATGGTTCCTATCAAGAGCTGGTGGACGACCCCGAAATCGACGTGGTGTACAATCCACTGCCCAATCATTTGCATGTGCCGTGGTCGATCAAGGCGCTCGAGGCCGGCAAGCATGTGTTGTGCGAAAAGCCGCTGGCGATGAACGCGGCGGAGGCCGAGCAATTGATTGCCGCGCGCGACAAAGCCGGCCTGTTGGTGCAGGAAGCGTTCGTCATCCGCCACCACCCGCAATGGCGGCGCGTGCGTGAATTGGTTAAGAGCGGGCGGATCGGCACGCTCAAAGGCGCGCAAGGGTGGCTCAGCTATCGCCTCGAAGACGCCGGCAACTTCCGCAACAAGCCCGAGATGGGCGGCGGCGGCCTGTTGGATATCGGCGTCTATCCGATGGTGACGTCGCGCTATATTTTCGCCGAGGAGCCGACCCGCGTGTTCGCCGCCATCCGGCGCGACGGCGAAACCGGCGTTGACTGCCTGGTGAGCGCGATCCTCGACTACCCGGCTGGGCAGGCGGGCTTCACCTGCTCTACCGAGCTTGCGGTGCAGCAGCATATGGCATTTTTCGGCAGCCATGGCCGGATCGAGCTTACTGACCCGTTCGCCCAAGCGCCCGACCGCAAAGCGCAAATTCTGATCGGCGGCGACCGCGGCATCTGGGACGACGCCGTGGAGGAGTACGAGACCTTCGAGCCGCTCAATATGTATGTTAATCAGGCCGAAGAATTCAGCGCCGCAGTGCGCGGCGGAACGCTCGAATTTCCGCTCGAAGACGCGCTCGCCAATATGCGGATTCTCGACGCACTGTTCCGCTCCGGAAAAAGCGGCGCCTGGGAAAATGTTGCATAA
- a CDS encoding aminotransferase class III-fold pyridoxal phosphate-dependent enzyme yields MTLPNIDTLTQNALDHYLFPLARKDEMRTDGATIFVSAKGLEITDASGKTYLDMMSTQTRASSLGYGQDRIAKAIYHQLVGLHYGGTFANVVDVTVRLAAKIAELAPGTLTASVFAGSGSEANEMSFKAAKQYHLLNGVKPRAHKIIARWNAYHGATMGALAATDYLGTRHITEPGVPGYSHIPAPNLYRTPFDMDASEVSEFCAAYLEQQILHEGPDYVAAFIAEPVMQGDGVQVPPDDYFARVRAICDKYDVLLIADEVITGFGRTGKWFAMEHWGIEADIMSTGKAISAGYFPLGVSTVSAKVHDALSQYVHVQTYNGHPGGCAAALETIAILEEGDLLTKGSENGAYFLERMQRLRELPIVGDVRGIGTWTCVDFTMDKKTKAPFRDDTVKAIANRMAELGVLGGEEGTAIEFAPAFTATRDQLDHCVDITEQAILEIAKGLS; encoded by the coding sequence ATGACATTGCCCAATATCGACACGCTGACGCAAAACGCGCTCGATCACTATCTTTTCCCGCTCGCGCGCAAGGACGAAATGCGCACCGACGGCGCCACGATCTTCGTCTCGGCGAAGGGGCTGGAGATTACCGACGCGTCGGGCAAGACCTATCTCGACATGATGAGCACGCAAACCCGCGCTTCCTCGCTCGGCTACGGCCAGGACCGCATCGCTAAGGCGATCTACCATCAGCTTGTCGGCCTGCATTATGGCGGCACCTTCGCCAATGTCGTCGATGTGACGGTGCGTCTCGCGGCCAAGATCGCCGAACTTGCGCCTGGCACCCTCACCGCCAGCGTGTTCGCCGGCTCGGGCTCGGAAGCCAATGAGATGTCGTTCAAGGCGGCCAAGCAATATCATTTGCTCAACGGCGTAAAGCCGCGCGCCCACAAGATCATCGCGCGCTGGAACGCCTATCACGGCGCCACCATGGGCGCCCTCGCCGCAACCGATTATCTCGGCACCCGCCACATCACCGAGCCCGGCGTGCCGGGCTACAGCCATATCCCGGCGCCCAATCTCTACCGCACGCCGTTCGACATGGATGCCTCGGAAGTGAGCGAGTTCTGCGCTGCCTATCTCGAGCAACAGATTCTCCATGAGGGCCCCGATTATGTCGCCGCCTTCATCGCTGAGCCGGTCATGCAAGGTGACGGCGTGCAGGTGCCGCCGGACGATTATTTCGCTCGTGTGCGCGCCATTTGCGACAAATACGACGTGCTGCTGATCGCCGATGAAGTGATCACCGGCTTCGGGCGCACCGGCAAATGGTTCGCCATGGAGCATTGGGGCATCGAGGCCGATATTATGTCGACCGGCAAGGCCATTTCAGCTGGCTATTTCCCGCTCGGCGTCTCCACGGTTTCGGCCAAAGTGCATGATGCGTTGTCGCAATATGTCCATGTCCAGACCTATAACGGCCACCCCGGCGGCTGCGCCGCGGCGCTGGAGACGATCGCGATATTGGAGGAGGGCGATCTGCTCACCAAGGGCAGTGAAAACGGCGCCTATTTCCTCGAGCGCATGCAGCGCCTGCGCGAGCTTCCCATCGTCGGCGATGTGCGCGGCATCGGCACGTGGACCTGTGTCGATTTCACCATGGACAAGAAGACCAAAGCACCGTTCAGGGACGATACGGTAAAGGCCATCGCCAACCGCATGGCCGAGCTTGGCGTGCTCGGCGGCGAGGAGGGCACGGCGATTGAATTCGCCCCAGCTTTCACCGCCACCCGCGACCAGCTCGATCATTGCGTCGATATTACTGAACAGGCGATCCTGGAAATCGCCAAGGGCCTTAGCTAG
- a CDS encoding flavin reductase family protein, with amino-acid sequence MFYEPKKGDHGLPKNPFNSLVIPRPIGWITSLDANGVVNLAPYSFFNAVSYRPPTVMFAAGAGPSTSEGGDWSKDSRRNIEATREFVCNLTTWDTREQMNKTSASVGMDVDEMALAGLTPEPSALVKPPRVAEAPIHLECRYVTSLEIPVWDEADQYFVVFGEVVGVHIRDDMITPEGLIDVAKLRPIARLGYNDYTVVNPDNIFTMLRPD; translated from the coding sequence ATGTTTTACGAACCAAAAAAAGGCGATCACGGCCTGCCCAAGAACCCGTTCAACAGCTTGGTGATTCCGCGCCCGATCGGCTGGATCACGTCGCTCGACGCAAACGGCGTGGTCAATCTCGCGCCGTACAGCTTTTTCAATGCCGTGTCGTACCGCCCGCCAACGGTGATGTTCGCGGCCGGCGCCGGCCCGAGCACGTCGGAGGGCGGTGATTGGAGCAAGGATTCCAGGCGCAATATCGAAGCCACCCGGGAGTTCGTCTGCAACCTCACCACCTGGGATACGCGCGAGCAAATGAACAAGACCTCGGCCAGTGTCGGCATGGATGTCGATGAGATGGCGCTCGCCGGCCTAACGCCAGAGCCGTCAGCCCTGGTCAAACCGCCGCGCGTCGCCGAAGCGCCAATTCATCTCGAATGCCGCTACGTCACCAGCCTGGAGATTCCCGTTTGGGATGAGGCGGATCAATATTTCGTGGTGTTCGGCGAAGTGGTCGGCGTCCATATCCGCGACGACATGATCACACCCGAGGGCCTCATCGATGTCGCCAAACTCCGCCCCATCGCCCGCCTCGGATACAACGATTATACCGTCGTCAATCCCGACAATATTTTCACCATGCTAAGACCCGATTAA